CCAACACCCACAATCCCTCTCTCAATGACCGAACAAGATCGCTTATTAATGCGTTGATTGGGGAAAACACTTTCAATCGGACTATAAAGTAGCCAGCATTGCGATTACTCTCAGTTATTCTGGTCAGTTGTTACCAAGGGAGCCGAGACCAACGGGAATGTCACACAATCAAGCGTTTGTAACTTTAAACAATGGGCATAAGATGCCCGCGGTTGCCATTATTGGGACAGGCACCCATTGGCATcacaagaaggagaaggaccATGCTCTGTCCCACGAGTTGATTGAACAGCTGGAGTTTGCGCTGAGTCTGCCAGGGGTGGTCCACATCGATGCCGCAGAGATGTATGGGACGTACCCGGAGTTGAGTGCAGCTTTAAGGATGACCGAAAAGCCACGCAGTGAGATATTCATCACAGACAAGCATGCTCTGCACGCTGCCATGTCGAAGGATCCTATAGCAGGGCTGGAAGACTCCTTGAAGGCCAACAACCTCGACTATGTCGATTTGTATCTACTCCACAGTCCCTTCGTGGCAAAGGAGAAACCCGGGCTCACTTTGGAGGGAGCGTGGAGACAGATGGAGCAATTGTACAAGGATGGGAAGGCGAAGAATATCGGGGTATCCAATTTCTCGGTAgaagatttgaagagagTGCTGTCTGTTGCGGAGATCAAACCACAGGTAAACCAGATCGAATTTCACCCATTCTTGCAAAACCAGACCCCAGGTATACTCAAATTCTGTCAAGATGAGAACATCGAATTGGAAGCGTTCACGCCACTGGGTCCTTTGCAGGTCAAGACACAGGAGGACGAGAACGAtgagttcttcaagtacatTTCCAGCTTATCCGGGAAATATCAAAAGACAGAGGCTCAAATCATTCTCCGTTGGGTCACCAAACGCGGTGTAATTCCCGTTACCACGTCGCGGAGACACGACAGGATCGCAGATGCGCAAAACCTTTTTGAGTTCGATCtggaagacgaagaagtGACGAAGATCACTCGTCTGGGACTGCAACATCCACCGGTGAGATGCTACTGGAAGTCACAGTACGACAAGTTCAACGCAGAGGCCCAGAAATAAATATGTTAGACTACCGATAAATATATGACTAAATATGCAACCCTTTACACGATCGCTCCGTAACAGTAAGGGTTATGATATTGTGCTTATTCCATCGCGGAGTAAGGAGGTGGGGCGCCCGGCTTGAGCGACGTGCTGTTACGATGTGTCTGTTGATCCTTCAAAGCTTGGTTTACACTGAGCTGCCTCTCACCCCTGAGTAGAGGCGTCCTTGTCGAGTCTGATCCGGTGTACCCTGTATCGTTTACCCGATGTGGGCCTGCGTTGGTCTGTGCCTCACTGTCAATCCAGCCTTGCTGGTAGAAGAAAGCGTAGTCGGCGTTACGCAGAGGACTGGTGACTGATATGTAGTAGAAGGCATGGATAGTGCCAGGGAGCAACCCCAGCATAGTCAGAAGCAcattcaaaagaagatcgCTGGAACATATCCCTGATCTGAACACGACCGCCGCGGGAGGGAATATAATAGCTATTATATATAGGAGTAGGTCCGAGACGGTGCAACATACATAGCAGCACATTTTGGTCTTGTTTGAGATGGACAGCAGGTGTATTATTGTCAGATCTTTGGTTCCACTGTGATCCCTTAAACGTTTTAAACGCTGCAGTTTTTGTATCAATTTTGTTCCGTTTCTGATCCGCACAGCGTCAGCGTTTCGTGGATGGAGGAGGGGAGAACAGCACTGTGCATCTGCATCTGCTCTTGATGGAACCGTTGGGTGGGGAAAAGAGTCTCGGTGTTGGGTGGAGGGTTGACGTAAAGGTGCCTCTGACTATTAGAGTGCAAGTTTACAAAATGTTAGGGTGAACACGGTGTGTCTGAGGTTAGCACCATCGTGGAGCGTGCTTGACTAGAACTGGTTTTTTGAGCCATCGATACCGGATTGTTGAGTAGAATCACTCACCACCCAGCATGGTATCTACTAGACTGTGAGGCAGAATCGGTTTTCTGACCCTTTTGAATCTTCTCTGATTTCGAATCACCGAATGTTTGGCAGCTACAATAGTCCCATTCACAACGgctcttctttttttgtaaCACTAGTTCAGAGAATGAATAGCATATATTGGTCCAGCGTGGATCCCTAAGAGTTTAATTATAAAACCACCTGACTACCTTATTGCTACTTAAAGCTCAgcatttttttaaaaaaacaCAAATAACAGGTCTCTTGGCCCAGTTGGTTAAGGCACCGTGCTAATAACGCGGGGATCAGCAGTTCGATCCTGCTAGagaccattttttttggtgttttTTGGCCAATTCCTCTTAACCTGACCGGGAACACCCCGAACTTGTGTAACTTCCTTCTGCTTTGCTTACTTCTAAGTTTTGGATTCGAAGCCTTGTTGCTTGGAAGCCCGACTTTAAAACAGCCTTTGTATTATTTTACTTAATTGTTTGCATATTTCTTGACACCTCTGCGCTTGTGGGTACACCTGTACCATTTTATCGTTCATCTTTTCATGTTTAGGACGCCGCTTCTAAAAGGTTTGTACGAGTTATAGTTTTTATAATTGTTTCTTTGCGACTGTGGGTAGTTattattgttattattCGCTCCGTTGGAGGCGTACCGCGAGCCCGACATGTTCTGCGCAACGTTCCCGCCTCTGTTGGACCTGGGGAAGTCCAACGGGTGGCCCTTCGAGTCGCCATACGACACGTTCAAGGACCGGCCGACCTGTGTCGGTTGTGGTtgccgctgctgtttgttCCCATTTCTTGCCGAATTGTTATTGCCACCACTATCGtttctcttccttttctttccaCCCCTCCTGCTACTGTTGCCCGCGCTAGGTTCATTTGGGATGTAGCTATCGTACGATGCATCGTCGAACTCGTAATCGTTGTAGTCGATTGTCCCGCTGTTGTTGTACGAGTTGTACTGTGCGTCCTGTCTTTCCAACGCGTCCAGGTACTCGTAGTACTGTTCGCCCAAAGTTTTATCAAGATTATCGCCCGAGAACGCGCTTCCATCGTCCTTGGGGACTCTCGAGGACCGTGGACCCCAGCAGTCGTCACCAAAATGGCCCTGCGACCCACAGTTGTAGCAGTACACCTTCTCGAAAGGCACCTTCTTGAGCCTGTCCTTCTTATCCCGCAGCAAGTACACCCTCCATATGGTTGGGCATCTGTCCCTGGAGTGTCTCTTACTGTTGCACAGCGTACAGTATATCCTCTTCCATTTCTGCGGGCACTGCGACCTGTAGTGTCCGTTCTCATTACAGTTAGTGCACTTGATCGCCTTCGGACACTGTTTCGAGTAATGGTCGTCCATGGACCCGCAGTACGTGCAGATGACGTGCGTACAgtgcttcttcaaatgcCCACGCTGTGAACAGTTGCTGCACTTGGGCACGGCCTCCTTGATGCTGTCTTTGTCGCCGTCCTCGACACCAAAATACCGGCCCTGGCCTCGCAGACTCCGCAGCACCTCTGGGTCCCCGTCCACCTCCTCGATCGAGGGCGCAACCAGCTTCGGCTTGCCGTTGCTACTGCTACTCGGATTCGTATCCGTCACAAACGGAAGCGTATCCATGCTTTCCACCTCTGACAGCAGTCCtgacattttttttgaagcagCACAGATATATGTATGGACTTGTGCACCAGATGCTGTCTGAGTTTGTTCCTGTGTATCAACACTAAAAAGTCTCTGTTCTGTCTCTGCGCatcttctttgaacaattACGtttcatatatatatataaaaattTCCCAAGCGATACGCTGTCCAAGAACACGGTCCTTCTCGAGTCACTCTCAAGTACACTACACTATGTATACAAGTGTCTACACCCATTTCAAGAAACGGCACGCTGTCAACAAGACTCATCACCGTGCAAGACTCCGAACGGACTCCGCTGCCTCTCCCCCTCCCCCTACATCCCCAGCCCCTGGGTCAATTTTGAAGCTGGAAAAAGTGACAACCACCCACTACACGGTACAAGCACTCCAGAGATCACCAACACGACCCTCTGAGGGCCCCACAACCGGCCACAACGACGTCTTCTTGTTGCAACTCATCGCTGAAGAACGAACTcaaaaaaagttgaaaaaaaaaaacagtagaaaaattttttcaaagttaTTGAACTTCGCGATTTGCATCGAACcgttgaacagtttgagcagttgctgttgttgttgctgttgtgaGTTGTGTCCTTTGCGATCGATCGAGAGAACGAGCTGTGCGATGAGTGCTGA
This sequence is a window from Huiozyma naganishii CBS 8797 chromosome 3, complete genome. Protein-coding genes within it:
- the KNAG0C04110 gene encoding aldo-keto reductase superfamily protein (similar to Saccharomyces cerevisiae YDL124W; ancestral locus Anc_7.285), coding for MSHNQAFVTLNNGHKMPAVAIIGTGTHWHHKKEKDHALSHELIEQLEFALSLPGVVHIDAAEMYGTYPELSAALRMTEKPRSEIFITDKHALHAAMSKDPIAGLEDSLKANNLDYVDLYLLHSPFVAKEKPGLTLEGAWRQMEQLYKDGKAKNIGVSNFSVEDLKRVLSVAEIKPQVNQIEFHPFLQNQTPGILKFCQDENIELEAFTPLGPLQVKTQEDENDEFFKYISSLSGKYQKTEAQIILRWVTKRGVIPVTTSRRHDRIADAQNLFEFDLEDEEVTKITRLGLQHPPVRCYWKSQYDKFNAEAQK
- the SNA4 gene encoding Sna4p (similar to Saccharomyces cerevisiae SNA4 (YDL123W); ancestral locus Anc_7.282), which codes for MCCYVCCTVSDLLLYIIAIIFPPAAVVFRSGICSSDLLLNVLLTMLGLLPGTIHAFYYISVTSPLRNADYAFFYQQGWIDSEAQTNAGPHRVNDTGYTGSDSTRTPLLRGERQLSVNQALKDQQTHRNSTSLKPGAPPPYSAME
- the AIR1 gene encoding TRAMP complex RNA-binding subunit (similar to Saccharomyces cerevisiae AIR1 (YIL079C) and AIR2 (YDL175C); ancestral locus Anc_7.281) produces the protein MSGLLSEVESMDTLPFVTDTNPSSSSNGKPKLVAPSIEEVDGDPEVLRSLRGQGRYFGVEDGDKDSIKEAVPKCSNCSQRGHLKKHCTHVICTYCGSMDDHYSKQCPKAIKCTNCNENGHYRSQCPQKWKRIYCTLCNSKRHSRDRCPTIWRVYLLRDKKDRLKKVPFEKVYCYNCGSQGHFGDDCWGPRSSRVPKDDGSAFSGDNLDKTLGEQYYEYLDALERQDAQYNSYNNSGTIDYNDYEFDDASYDSYIPNEPSAGNSSRRGGKKRKRNDSGGNNNSARNGNKQQRQPQPTQVGRSLNVSYGDSKGHPLDFPRSNRGGNVAQNMSGSRYASNGANNNNNNYPQSQRNNYKNYNSYKPFRSGVLNMKR